The following proteins come from a genomic window of Anaerobutyricum hallii:
- a CDS encoding NAD(P)-binding domain-containing protein: MSVVTLIGAGQMASALTFPLFENGHEVRLVGSPLDDAVIDRLREDNYHVNLRRTLHDGINYIKCADVKEAIKGADLIVCGISSFGVEWFADEILPILDESIPLISVTKGMLDYEDGTMQTYPEYWQEKLPEGSKLRLYAIGGPCTARDLSDHDPSFVAYCGPDFETLEWIRSLFSTDYYIISLTKDVVGLECAVALKNGYALGTALAIGIKEKLGDDGIDHNNMKSALFQESVKEMLELLRIVGGGVDNIMFAAGDLDVTVSAGRSRTVGLLLGKGYTIEETLEQLQGQTLEAVVIATRTARAVKALAKAGKVSIDDFPLLMHVDGLLNEHATLNIPWKKFERHM; the protein is encoded by the coding sequence ATGAGTGTTGTAACATTGATCGGAGCAGGACAGATGGCTTCTGCGCTTACTTTTCCACTTTTTGAGAATGGACATGAGGTACGTTTAGTAGGAAGTCCTTTAGATGATGCGGTTATTGACAGACTTCGTGAGGATAATTACCATGTCAACTTAAGAAGAACTTTACACGATGGAATTAACTATATTAAATGTGCGGATGTTAAGGAAGCAATTAAGGGAGCAGATTTGATTGTATGTGGTATATCTAGCTTTGGTGTAGAGTGGTTTGCAGATGAGATTCTTCCGATTCTTGACGAAAGTATTCCATTAATTTCTGTAACAAAAGGAATGCTTGATTATGAAGATGGAACGATGCAGACCTATCCGGAATACTGGCAGGAAAAACTTCCAGAAGGAAGTAAGTTAAGATTATATGCTATAGGTGGTCCTTGTACGGCAAGAGATTTATCTGATCACGATCCATCTTTTGTGGCATATTGTGGTCCTGATTTCGAAACATTAGAATGGATTCGCAGTTTGTTTTCAACAGATTACTACATTATCAGCCTGACAAAAGATGTTGTCGGCTTAGAATGTGCGGTAGCGTTGAAGAATGGATATGCACTTGGCACAGCATTGGCAATTGGAATTAAAGAGAAACTTGGTGATGACGGAATCGATCATAATAATATGAAATCTGCACTTTTCCAGGAAAGTGTAAAGGAAATGTTAGAACTATTAAGAATTGTAGGCGGTGGTGTAGATAATATTATGTTTGCAGCCGGAGACTTAGACGTTACAGTATCAGCCGGACGAAGCAGAACAGTAGGTTTACTTCTTGGAAAAGGTTACACTATTGAAGAAACATTAGAACAGTTACAGGGTCAGACATTGGAGGCAGTTGTTATCGCAACAAGAACTGCTCGTGCAGTAAAGGCGTTGGCAAAAGCAGGTAAAGTAAGTATTGATGATTTCCCATTATTAATGCATGTAGACGGCTTGCTGAATGAACATGCAACACTTAATATTCCATGGAAGAAGTTTGAAAGACATATGTAA
- a CDS encoding YebC/PmpR family DNA-binding transcriptional regulator: MSGHSKFANIKHKKEKNDAAKGKIFTVIGREIAVAVKEGGPDPANNSKLRDVIAKAKSNNMPNDTIERGIKKAAGDANSVNYVQNTYEGYGPNGIAIIVETLTDNKNRTAANVRSAFSKGRGNIGTSGCVSFMFQKKGQIIVSKEEYETDPDEFMMVALDAGAEDFVEEDDSYEITTDPDVFGEVREALEKEGVPMASAEVTMIPDNYVTLTDPEDIKNLNRTLDLLDEDDDVQAVYHNWEEE; the protein is encoded by the coding sequence ATGTCAGGACATTCCAAGTTTGCGAACATTAAACACAAAAAAGAGAAAAATGATGCTGCAAAAGGTAAGATTTTTACCGTAATCGGTCGTGAAATTGCAGTAGCAGTAAAAGAAGGCGGTCCAGATCCTGCTAATAACAGTAAGCTTCGAGATGTAATCGCTAAAGCAAAGTCTAACAATATGCCTAATGATACGATTGAAAGAGGTATTAAGAAAGCTGCCGGAGATGCAAACTCCGTAAACTATGTACAGAATACATACGAAGGATACGGTCCTAACGGTATTGCGATTATCGTAGAAACATTAACAGATAATAAGAATCGTACTGCAGCTAACGTTCGTTCCGCATTTTCTAAAGGTCGTGGAAATATCGGTACATCTGGTTGTGTATCTTTCATGTTCCAGAAAAAGGGACAGATTATCGTATCGAAAGAAGAGTACGAAACAGATCCAGATGAATTCATGATGGTTGCATTAGATGCAGGTGCAGAAGACTTCGTAGAAGAAGATGACAGCTACGAAATCACTACAGATCCAGATGTATTTGGTGAAGTAAGAGAAGCGCTTGAAAAAGAAGGCGTACCAATGGCATCCGCAGAAGTAACAATGATTCCGGACAACTACGTAACATTGACAGACCCAGAAGATATTAAGAATCTTAACCGTACATTAGACTTACTTGATGAAGACGATGATGTACAGGCAGTATATCATAACTGGGAAGAAGAATAA
- the xylB gene encoding xylulokinase: protein MTYYLGLDLGTGSLKTVLFDVNGLEIAASAVEYPLYQPHNGWSEQNPEDWYQAALKTVKAVMDQSGIAPEQVMGLGISGQMMGAVMLDKNGEILRRAILWNDGRTSESCEHVRHIVGDDLFMKYSLTPARPGLTAAKIQWVKENQPQIYEKVEHILLPKDYLRYRLTGEYATEVSDASATQILDIPNRKWSDEIMTAMNLNEAMLGKVYESQEITGYVLPEVAKLMGITSKCAVVGGASDNSAGGVGTGVVAPGRAMTTIGTSGTVFAFSEEPVLDINKSVYTFCMPVPGAWHFMGSVNSCGASLKWWRNNFYPDDLEYEQINKDAASSNPSANRLIYLPYLNGEQSPHFNLNCRGSFVGLAAIHTRADMTRAVMEGTTYALRDILTGIRNCGVRPETMRMCGGGSKSPFWRQLMADIYNMPVTLPDMNSENSAALGVAILAAVGTGAYPSVVDACDKIIKMRDEVYKPDEEFAFIYDKVYREFDALYPKLKENWKSILNIDFQY, encoded by the coding sequence ATGACATATTATTTAGGGTTAGATTTAGGAACAGGTAGTTTAAAGACAGTATTATTTGATGTAAATGGATTGGAAATTGCAGCTTCTGCTGTGGAATATCCATTGTATCAGCCACATAACGGCTGGTCTGAGCAGAATCCGGAAGATTGGTATCAGGCAGCATTAAAGACAGTTAAAGCGGTTATGGATCAGTCAGGTATTGCACCGGAACAGGTAATGGGTCTTGGAATTTCAGGGCAGATGATGGGAGCAGTTATGCTTGACAAGAATGGAGAGATTCTTCGTCGTGCAATCTTATGGAATGATGGAAGAACTTCTGAATCTTGTGAGCATGTACGACATATCGTAGGAGACGATTTATTTATGAAATATTCTCTTACTCCTGCAAGACCGGGTCTTACTGCAGCAAAGATTCAGTGGGTAAAAGAAAATCAGCCACAGATTTATGAAAAAGTAGAACACATTTTATTGCCAAAAGATTATCTGCGCTATCGTCTGACTGGCGAATATGCGACAGAAGTGTCCGATGCTTCTGCAACACAGATTCTTGATATTCCAAATAGAAAATGGTCTGATGAAATTATGACTGCCATGAATCTTAACGAGGCAATGCTTGGTAAAGTATACGAATCCCAGGAAATTACGGGATATGTTCTTCCAGAAGTTGCAAAGTTAATGGGAATCACATCAAAATGTGCCGTAGTCGGAGGTGCAAGTGATAACTCTGCCGGAGGTGTAGGAACAGGTGTTGTAGCACCGGGACGAGCTATGACAACAATTGGAACGAGTGGAACAGTATTTGCTTTTTCCGAGGAACCGGTACTTGATATTAATAAATCTGTATATACATTCTGTATGCCGGTTCCGGGAGCATGGCATTTTATGGGAAGTGTAAATTCCTGTGGAGCTTCTCTTAAATGGTGGAGAAATAACTTCTATCCAGATGATTTAGAATATGAGCAGATTAACAAAGATGCTGCATCTTCTAACCCAAGTGCAAACCGTTTAATTTATCTGCCATATTTAAATGGAGAACAGTCTCCTCATTTTAACTTGAACTGTCGAGGTTCTTTCGTAGGACTTGCTGCAATTCATACAAGAGCAGATATGACAAGAGCCGTAATGGAAGGAACAACGTATGCATTACGAGATATTCTTACCGGAATTCGTAATTGTGGTGTACGTCCGGAAACAATGCGGATGTGCGGTGGTGGTTCAAAGAGTCCATTCTGGAGACAGCTTATGGCAGATATCTATAATATGCCAGTAACACTTCCAGATATGAATTCTGAAAATAGCGCAGCCCTTGGTGTGGCAATTTTAGCAGCAGTGGGTACCGGAGCATACCCAAGTGTGGTTGATGCCTGTGATAAGATTATTAAAATGCGAGACGAAGTTTATAAACCGGACGAAGAATTTGCATTTATTTATGATAAAGTATATCGTGAATTCGATGCACTTTATCCAAAGTTAAAAGAAAACTGGAAATCTATCTTAAATATTGATTTCCAATATTAA
- a CDS encoding cytochrome b/b6 domain-containing protein, translated as MKKKQKQHYTGKKWIAALVVIVLIFAAIYYYIALPAINIHNPELWKFVLFVLVIAFALYALPKTTFTGDRRHPVNFSGSYKTKTFKLLAALIVIIAAAYFVGTLLSSPIINASKYQKLMKVEKSKFTKDIDQISYDQIPLLDKSSAEILGARKMGSLVDLASQFEVADEYSQINYKNNPVRVTPLRYADLIKWFTNKKAGIPAYIKIDMATQQTELVRLKEGMKYTPYDHFGRYLYRHLRFKYPTYMFDDINFEINEEGVPYWVCSVKKYNIGLFGGQTVGRVVLCNAITGECKDYDVKDTPKWIDRVYSADLLVSLYQYHGTLKHGFINSILGQKDCLTTTNGYNYLAINDDVWVYTGVTSITSDQSNVGFVLMNQRTMETKYYEIEGAIEDSAMTSAEGKVQNLGYKATFPLLLNIDAEPTYFMALKDASGLVKKYAMVNVHNYQIVATGDTVNDCEASYRSLIQSNGISPDEKTGETSQKTITGTIKKIAQAVIDGTSHYYIVLDESDLIYDVDISKHLDTILLEAENKVTIKYTEGTPATVIEIQKQ; from the coding sequence ATGAAAAAGAAACAAAAACAACATTATACAGGGAAGAAATGGATTGCAGCGCTTGTCGTTATTGTTCTCATTTTTGCAGCAATCTATTATTATATTGCTCTTCCTGCAATAAACATTCACAATCCGGAGCTTTGGAAGTTTGTCTTGTTTGTCCTTGTCATTGCATTCGCACTGTATGCACTTCCAAAAACGACTTTTACAGGTGATCGTAGACATCCCGTAAATTTCAGTGGCAGCTATAAAACAAAGACTTTTAAACTTTTGGCCGCTCTTATCGTTATCATTGCTGCCGCCTACTTTGTTGGCACACTTTTATCTTCTCCAATTATTAATGCTTCCAAATACCAGAAGCTCATGAAAGTAGAAAAAAGTAAATTTACAAAAGATATTGATCAGATTTCTTACGACCAGATTCCTCTGCTTGATAAATCTTCCGCAGAAATTCTTGGTGCCCGTAAGATGGGTAGTCTTGTAGACCTTGCATCTCAATTTGAAGTTGCTGATGAATACAGCCAGATCAATTACAAAAATAACCCGGTTCGTGTCACTCCGCTTCGCTATGCGGATCTTATCAAATGGTTTACAAATAAAAAAGCGGGCATACCTGCTTATATCAAAATTGACATGGCAACACAGCAGACGGAACTTGTTCGTCTGAAGGAAGGAATGAAATACACCCCATATGACCATTTTGGCCGCTATCTTTACCGTCATCTCCGCTTTAAATATCCTACCTATATGTTTGATGACATTAACTTTGAAATTAACGAAGAAGGCGTTCCTTATTGGGTATGTAGTGTAAAGAAGTACAATATCGGTCTTTTTGGCGGACAGACTGTCGGACGTGTCGTATTATGTAATGCTATCACAGGAGAATGTAAAGATTACGATGTAAAAGACACCCCTAAATGGATTGATCGTGTCTACTCTGCTGATTTACTTGTAAGCCTTTATCAATATCATGGCACATTAAAACATGGATTTATTAACAGTATTCTTGGTCAAAAAGATTGTCTAACAACTACAAACGGCTATAATTACCTTGCTATCAACGATGATGTATGGGTATATACCGGTGTTACTTCCATCACAAGTGACCAATCAAACGTTGGTTTTGTTCTCATGAACCAACGTACTATGGAAACAAAATACTACGAGATTGAAGGAGCAATCGAAGATTCTGCCATGACTTCCGCAGAAGGAAAAGTTCAGAACTTAGGTTACAAGGCAACTTTCCCACTTCTTTTAAACATTGATGCAGAGCCGACTTATTTCATGGCATTAAAAGATGCCTCAGGACTTGTCAAAAAATATGCTATGGTAAATGTACACAATTACCAGATTGTAGCAACCGGCGATACCGTAAATGATTGTGAGGCATCTTACCGTTCTCTTATTCAATCAAACGGTATCAGTCCAGATGAAAAAACCGGAGAAACTTCTCAAAAAACAATAACCGGAACGATTAAAAAGATTGCACAGGCAGTCATTGATGGAACTTCCCATTATTACATCGTTCTAGATGAATCTGACCTGATTTATGACGTAGATATATCCAAGCATTTAGATACGATATTGTTAGAAGCAGAGAATAAAGTAACCATAAAATATACGGAAGGAACTCCTGCAACAGTAATCGAAATACAAAAACAGTAA
- a CDS encoding sugar-binding transcriptional regulator, protein MDTNKITQMIRIAKMHYELNRTQLEIAKKEGISKATVSRILKSAMDKGIIEVRIKDSILNDTALEKDLIDAYPIKRAVIVPDLVENEQILLQDVCAALIDDLPRYIKNDSVIGVFYGHTLTALARQLPKIKRKGVSVIQLAGGFSRAVYESNSLSILRSFADCFGGTAYQIPAPAMVEKPFIVEALKQDSQIAKVCDMAEICETAIFSVGNLERPSILYEMGLITSIEYQDMIHRGAIGDCCSHFLNKNGDVFDETMDARVVGPSLETIKKIPNKMLVVSGKKKAAVIHAALKGGLADSLYIDSPTAEELLKKQF, encoded by the coding sequence ATGGATACAAATAAAATCACACAGATGATCCGCATTGCAAAAATGCATTATGAATTAAACCGTACACAGCTTGAGATTGCAAAAAAAGAAGGGATAAGCAAGGCCACTGTCAGCAGGATTTTAAAATCTGCTATGGATAAGGGTATTATCGAGGTTCGCATTAAAGATTCGATCTTGAATGATACAGCACTCGAAAAAGACCTGATAGATGCTTATCCGATTAAACGTGCTGTTATTGTTCCTGATCTGGTAGAAAATGAGCAGATTCTTCTCCAGGATGTCTGTGCTGCTTTGATAGATGATCTTCCAAGATATATAAAAAACGATAGTGTGATTGGCGTTTTTTATGGTCATACATTAACTGCCCTTGCACGTCAGCTTCCTAAAATCAAGCGTAAGGGAGTATCTGTAATCCAGCTTGCCGGCGGATTTTCGCGGGCCGTTTATGAGTCAAATTCTCTATCTATCCTTCGAAGTTTTGCCGATTGCTTTGGTGGAACTGCTTATCAGATTCCTGCTCCTGCAATGGTAGAAAAACCATTTATTGTGGAAGCTCTAAAGCAGGACTCACAGATTGCGAAAGTTTGTGATATGGCAGAAATATGCGAAACAGCTATTTTTTCTGTCGGCAACTTAGAGCGCCCTTCTATTCTCTATGAAATGGGACTGATTACATCAATCGAATACCAGGATATGATACACCGCGGAGCAATCGGTGACTGCTGCTCTCACTTCTTAAATAAAAATGGAGATGTATTTGACGAAACAATGGATGCACGTGTTGTAGGACCTTCACTTGAAACCATCAAGAAAATCCCTAACAAAATGCTTGTTGTTTCCGGCAAAAAGAAAGCGGCGGTCATCCATGCTGCCCTAAAAGGCGGGCTTGCAGACAGTCTTTATATTGATTCCCCTACTGCAGAAGAATTATTAAAAAAACAATTTTAA